The following are from one region of the Halogeometricum sp. S3BR5-2 genome:
- a CDS encoding DUF555 domain-containing protein, translating into MDCRVVVEAAVPVYDVETEDEAIRIAIAKTGELLNPDLNYVEISMGSRTSPAGEELVPAFVAADEALVALELEMTVFNVEREEHAARIARKEIGQRLESVPLKVLRVDVLPDEEEEEAEEANGNGGGNADADADDDLIPEFDDLMDDG; encoded by the coding sequence ATGGACTGCAGGGTCGTCGTCGAGGCCGCGGTTCCCGTGTACGACGTCGAGACGGAGGACGAGGCCATCCGCATCGCCATCGCGAAGACCGGCGAACTGCTGAACCCGGACCTCAACTACGTCGAGATCAGCATGGGGTCGCGCACGTCGCCCGCCGGCGAGGAACTCGTCCCGGCGTTCGTCGCCGCCGACGAGGCCCTCGTCGCCCTCGAACTGGAGATGACCGTGTTCAACGTCGAACGGGAGGAACACGCCGCGCGCATCGCGCGCAAAGAGATCGGTCAGCGACTGGAGAGCGTCCCGCTGAAGGTGCTCCGCGTCGACGTCCTCCCCGACGAGGAGGAAGAGGAGGCCGAGGAGGCGAACGGGAACGGAGGCGGGAACGCAGACGCGGACGCGGACGACGACCTCATCCCGGAGTTCGACGACCTGATGGACGACGGCTGA
- a CDS encoding DNA-3-methyladenine glycosylase family protein yields MEFETGAIPLSDLDGAFDLQATLESGQSYLWDRADGRMYETMSVHGGDAWYETVVPPIPGVSEESLVVRVRQTGDEREGRLEWEATGDAVPVLTHLLRLDDDLDAILGGTPDDSLLDRAYDAYEGMRLVRDPAFPCLVSFICSAQMRVSRIHGMQMRLAREYGETVAVDGETFHAFPTPERLAARTEEELRDLSLGYRAPYVRRTAEMVADGEAHPDEAAGLPYEEARESLTRFVGVGDKVSDCVLLFSLGYLEAVPLDTWIRSAIEEHYPDCEKGSYAATSRAIRDRLGGTYAGYAQTYLFYYLRAGGE; encoded by the coding sequence ATGGAGTTCGAAACCGGGGCGATTCCCCTGTCGGACCTCGACGGCGCGTTCGACCTGCAGGCGACGCTGGAGAGCGGGCAGTCCTACCTCTGGGACCGCGCGGACGGCCGGATGTACGAGACGATGAGCGTGCACGGCGGCGACGCGTGGTACGAAACGGTCGTGCCCCCGATTCCGGGCGTCTCCGAGGAGTCCCTCGTCGTCCGGGTCCGGCAGACCGGCGACGAACGCGAGGGGCGTCTGGAGTGGGAGGCGACGGGGGACGCGGTGCCGGTTCTCACCCACCTCCTCCGCCTCGACGACGACTTGGACGCGATACTCGGGGGGACGCCCGACGATTCACTGCTCGACCGCGCCTACGACGCCTACGAGGGGATGCGCCTCGTGCGCGACCCGGCGTTTCCCTGCCTCGTGTCGTTCATCTGCTCGGCGCAGATGCGCGTCTCCCGCATCCACGGGATGCAGATGCGACTCGCCCGCGAGTACGGCGAGACGGTCGCCGTCGACGGCGAGACGTTCCACGCGTTCCCGACGCCCGAACGGTTGGCCGCGCGGACGGAGGAGGAACTCCGCGACCTGTCGCTGGGCTACCGCGCGCCGTACGTCCGGCGGACGGCCGAGATGGTCGCCGACGGTGAGGCTCACCCCGACGAGGCCGCGGGACTCCCCTACGAGGAGGCCCGCGAGTCGCTGACGCGGTTCGTCGGCGTCGGCGACAAGGTGTCCGACTGCGTGCTCTTGTTCTCCTTGGGCTACCTCGAAGCGGTCCCCCTCGACACGTGGATTCGCTCCGCCATCGAAGAGCACTACCCCGACTGCGAGAAGGGGTCGTACGCCGCCACCTCCCGGGCCATCCGCGACCGACTCGGCGGAACGTACGCCGGATACGCTCAGACGTACCTGTTCTACTATCTCCGCGCCGGCGGGGAGTGA
- a CDS encoding translation initiation factor IF-2 subunit beta, translating to MGYEDQLDRALEQSPDVADRSDRFRVPDPRIRSEGNATVYENFDETCDRLARDPSHLMKAIQTELGTSAEIDSKGRLRLTGNFNDRRLQVALDEYVDDYVRCSECDSPDTRLVTEQGTTVLKCDACGALSAVPDL from the coding sequence ATGGGCTACGAGGACCAACTCGACAGAGCGCTCGAACAGTCGCCCGACGTCGCCGACAGGAGCGACCGCTTTCGGGTCCCCGACCCGCGGATTCGTTCGGAGGGGAACGCGACGGTGTACGAGAACTTCGACGAGACGTGCGACCGACTCGCGCGCGACCCCTCGCACCTGATGAAGGCGATACAGACCGAACTCGGGACGAGCGCGGAGATAGACTCCAAGGGCCGCCTCCGTCTCACCGGGAACTTCAACGACCGGCGCCTGCAGGTCGCACTCGACGAGTACGTCGACGACTACGTCCGCTGTTCCGAGTGCGACTCGCCGGACACGCGCCTCGTCACCGAGCAGGGGACGACGGTGCTGAAGTGCGACGCCTGCGGGGCGCTCTCGGCGGTTCCGGACCTGTAG
- a CDS encoding transcription initiation factor IIB has protein sequence MSDTTIREYVSTDRRRESADETATERETEAETERQVCPECGGSLVTDEARGETVCGDCGLVVETDAVDRGPEWRAFDSSERDSKSRVGAPTTRMMHDKGLSTNIGWQNKDAYGNSLSARQREQMQRLRTWNERFRTRNSKERNLKQALGEIDRMASALGLPENVRETASVIYRRALDDDLLPGRSIEGVATASLYAAARQAGTPRSLDELKTVSRVDKMELTRTYRYIVRELKLEIEPADPEQYVPRFASELDLSDEAERQAHTLLRGAKEAGIHSGKSPVGLAAAAVYAAALLTNEKVTQSQVSEVASISEVTIRNRYKELLEVDDAGLFA, from the coding sequence TACGACAATCAGAGAGTACGTCAGCACAGACCGACGGCGCGAGAGCGCCGACGAGACGGCGACGGAACGCGAGACGGAAGCGGAGACCGAGCGGCAGGTGTGTCCCGAGTGCGGCGGGTCGCTCGTCACCGACGAGGCCCGCGGCGAGACGGTCTGCGGCGACTGCGGCCTCGTCGTCGAGACGGACGCCGTCGACCGCGGCCCCGAGTGGCGCGCGTTCGACTCCTCGGAGCGCGACTCGAAGTCCCGCGTCGGCGCGCCGACGACCCGGATGATGCACGACAAGGGGCTGTCGACCAACATCGGCTGGCAGAACAAGGACGCCTACGGCAACTCGCTGTCGGCGCGCCAGCGAGAGCAGATGCAGCGGCTCCGCACGTGGAACGAGCGGTTCAGAACGAGGAACTCGAAGGAGCGCAACCTCAAGCAGGCGCTCGGCGAGATAGACCGCATGGCTTCCGCGCTCGGCCTGCCCGAGAACGTCCGCGAGACGGCCTCGGTCATCTACCGCCGCGCGCTTGACGACGACCTGCTTCCGGGACGGTCCATCGAGGGCGTCGCCACGGCGTCGCTGTACGCCGCCGCGCGACAGGCCGGAACGCCCCGGTCGCTCGACGAGTTGAAGACGGTCTCCCGCGTCGACAAGATGGAACTCACCCGGACGTACCGATACATCGTCCGCGAACTGAAGCTCGAAATCGAGCCCGCCGACCCCGAGCAGTACGTCCCGCGGTTCGCCTCCGAACTCGACCTCTCCGACGAGGCCGAGCGGCAGGCCCACACGCTGCTCCGAGGGGCGAAGGAGGCCGGCATCCACTCGGGCAAATCGCCCGTCGGCCTCGCCGCCGCGGCCGTCTACGCGGCCGCGCTGCTCACCAACGAGAAGGTGACGCAGAGCCAGGTGAGCGAGGTGGCGAGCATCTCCGAAGTCACCATCCGGAACCGGTACAAAGAGCTGCTCGAAGTGGATGATGCGGGCCTGTTCGCCTGA
- a CDS encoding UPF0058 family protein, whose protein sequence is MKKQELIHLHGLLAEVHTEIEEREDSDIPLTAYNELGVRPTSIHKSKTDHKAAVFKLVKGITSSMDEPEQEAVAPHAD, encoded by the coding sequence ATGAAGAAGCAGGAACTCATCCACCTGCACGGCCTGCTCGCAGAGGTACACACAGAAATCGAGGAGCGAGAAGACAGCGATATCCCGCTCACAGCGTACAACGAACTCGGCGTCCGACCGACGTCGATTCACAAGTCCAAGACCGACCACAAGGCCGCTGTTTTCAAACTCGTGAAAGGAATCACCTCGTCGATGGACGAACCCGAGCAAGAAGCCGTCGCACCGCACGCGGACTGA